The sequence CAAGAAACCGAACTGCAAAAAATTAATCAAAAACCCACACCAGAAGAAAGCGAAAATAGCAAAGAAGCAACTCCAGAACCAATAACTCAACCAGAACCGACAACACCACCAAATCCCTCTCCTCCTCCAGCCCCTGCCCCTGTTAACCGTTCGGCGCAACGAGAGGTTTCCCCTACTGTACGTCCTCTACCACCTCCTACTCCTACATCTCAACCACGTAATGTTTCTGTTCCTCCAGCACCACTACCATCAACAGCACCAGCACCAGATCCTATTGCCGAACTAAATCGATTACGCAATGTAGGTTCATTTGGAAATATAGCTTATGCGAATAATTCAACCCCGACTGCAACTATCCCACAGCGTACTGTCACCAGAGATAATAGCGGTCTTGCACGGCTGGATCGCAACTTTGTCAGCCCCACTGGAGGCAATCGCCAAAATACTCGCAACATTGCTTCTACTAGGATTGAGAGAATAGAACCTCGTTGGCAAGCAAACCAGCGAAACCTTCAAACTTCAGGAGATGTAGCAGATTTTAGAATAGCTTCTGTTAATTATTTGCCCCAGGAGGCTCAAATTCTTAACGAGCGTCGCAATCGTTATCTGGTGGTAGGGGAGTTTGCTAGTGGGGAATTGATTACCCCTTTGGTCAAAGAACAAGCCACTGATAGAAACCAACAAAGTGAAGATGGCAAGCGTTATGTCGCAAGGCTCACTGAAGATTTAAAAGACAACGAAGGTAATGTTGCGATCGCCAGTGGCAGTTTAATGGCACTGGAAATGCTGTCGGTTGATGGTGCTAGTTACGCACAAGTACAAGTTACTTCAATAATAAAAGACAACACAGAGTTTCCGATTAGTGCAGGAGCGATTACTGTCCAAGGTGACGGAGGTAGACCTTTAATTGCCCAGCAATACAAGGATAAGGGTACTGAAATTGCTCAGTATGACTTAACTTTTGGGCTAGTCAGTGGGTTGGGGAAAATTGGAGAAATTATCAATCAACCTGATATTCAAGATGAGGTTGAAGACGAATTATTAGACGGAACTATCCGCCGCCGGACTCGCGTCAACAACAGTCGCCGCAATATTGGTGGGGCTGTACTCGAAGGCGCATTCGGAAGTCTCAGCGATATTATTGGTCGTCGGGCGGAAACCTCCACTAGAGAAATACTGACTCGTCCCAATGTTTGGTACATCCCTAGCAATACCAAAATTACATTTTTAGTCAATCGTACTTTAGAGCTTCCATAATTCATTCAAATTTCGATCTCTTGGAGGCTTTTAGATGATCATGAATGCTAAGAAATTAAAACTCACGGGCTGGATAATCAGTTTGGGCATAAGTTTGATTGCATTTACAGATACAGTTGATGCAACTACACCCATCATTATTCGCAGTTTAAAACAATCTCAAGTTAGCGGTAATAATGCCACATTACAAACAATTCATGTGTGGAATGGGCATGGTGTCAGCATTTCTTTTTATGAGGTTGGGGAAACAATCAAAAGAGTTTGGTTGGACGACCCTTCTCAAATCCTGGTTGACACCGATGGCTGTTTAGTAGGGATTAACCAAAATTGTCAAAATCCTGGGGCTGGACTAATTCATCTGCGACGGATTAAAAGAGTAAACATTCCTGGGCTACCGCAGACTTGGGGGACACACTTAACTATCATCACCCAAACTTCTGGAAATCAGCGTCAATCATATCACTTCCGAGTTGTACCTGCTGATGGCAATCCTAAGTATAGTCAAGTGGCAATTATCAACGATCCACCACCTCCAAGAAGGCTACAACCATTACGTGCAACTTTCAATACAGCACTAGAGGTAAGAGCGGGAGTAACAGTTGCGCTCAGAAATCAATGGATCAATCCATCAGATTCACTGCACCAAAGAATCACGAACTTTGTTGGTTATCTAACTCAAGGTGATGAAATTCAGGTGGCGGCTGATAAGGCAGTGGTATCAATGCAGCTAGTGAATAAGCTGATTGAAATTGGTAAACGTCCAACAACTCAAGAAAAACCTCCAGAAATATTTACGGGGACAAATCATGAAAACTGAAAAACAAAAATACTTTGATCAGGTTCGCTATCTGATTCTATTTGGTTTGTTGGGTGGGTTATTTATTCATGGCTTTGTAAAGCATGGAATTCTCAATCAGGCTATTGGTTTTTTGATGCCCAAAGCAACTGCTCAAGTTCCCATTATCGAATCACAGTCAGGATTCATGCCAGATTGGTCAAACATGAAATTCCGCGATATGATTATTCAAGAAAGCGGTAGTATATCTTTTCCAGGTAAACAAGGAACTGAAACTAGAACATGGAATGCTGGACAAAGTATTGCTGAAATTTTACAAGTTGGTGATTTTGAAGAATCAGGCTTTAATCTGGAAAATCTGCAATTAGCTCAAATAGCCCAATACTTTAATATTAACCTCGGCAATTTCCAACTATCAGATTTTGATTTATTCAAGTGGCAAACATTGCCAGATTTAGCTAATGCTATCCCTCAGATAAAAAATCAATATGTTGAAAATATTCTTCCCCTTCGAGATTTTTTAGATAATCTGGGAATTCCTACCAACAATCAAACAGTTGAACAGGTAATAAATTTATATCAGTTGGATAGCAATGTTCTCGCTGATTCTATAAATTTAGAGCAATACAGTTTAACTTCTATTCCTGGCATTGAAAATACACCTATTGAGAAATTCAATGATTGGCAGGATAGCTTAATTGATGGAATACCAGGATTGACAGATTTACCTTGGAGTGAGCTACCAAATTTACCAAACCCAAATATGTCCTTTATCGGAAAAGTGGATGTAGTATTACGGGATATTGAGGCTAATCGTGTTCGTAGCATTTCTGGAAGCTATCAATCCGGGTTTAATGTACCTTGTTATCAAAATAATTGCGCTCACGCAGAAATGGCAGGTTTTGGTGAAACTACTGGTGTGCAGTGGATGTCGGGTAAATATCAAAAAGTCAGTGGTGGTTTTGGAGTTTTAAGTGCAATTAATGGGGGTAAAGAACCTACTGGACGACATCCTTTTGGTTCTGGGTTTAAACAAGTAATTTGGGATATCAACGAAGCTGACGGCAGTATGACTACTGCGATGTTTTTCAGAATGTGTAGGCGGATAGCATTTGTGCGTACTTGTTCCCCCTATTTTATTGGGCCTGTTCCTTTCATCAATTATCGGGAAAAAGACCCAATTATTTTTGGTAATCCGCCTTCTCTACCTTAAGAATGGCTCAGGGTGAGTTCGTTTAACCTTTGCGGTTGTAGTTTGTCTTGATCTTAATACCCAATTGAAAAGTGAGTAACCTACAAAATCAAATATCAACTCAAATTGAGCAGCTACAAGATCCACAGCATGATATTGGGAGATATACACATCATTTATTCTCTCCCAATGGGCTAGCTGTACTATCTATGTTAGGAGCTTACATCATTATTCAATTCTTTTTCGGAGATGGTGAGAAGAAAAAACTAGCTTCTGGGTATTGGGGAAGTAGAAAGGAGATTGCTACGGCCCAGAAAAAA comes from Nodularia sp. NIES-3585 and encodes:
- a CDS encoding TrbI/VirB10 family protein is translated as MANDIGLPDEGNTSTVDTILNIDEQNDSTHSENIELEEDEDPAENITKHNLTNSPWSKLGVVGFFFGTGFLMVFLVFSGVLNRNSSAKNEEIPSQIPEETLARIENNNGDIFAQAALGKQETELQKINQKPTPEESENSKEATPEPITQPEPTTPPNPSPPPAPAPVNRSAQREVSPTVRPLPPPTPTSQPRNVSVPPAPLPSTAPAPDPIAELNRLRNVGSFGNIAYANNSTPTATIPQRTVTRDNSGLARLDRNFVSPTGGNRQNTRNIASTRIERIEPRWQANQRNLQTSGDVADFRIASVNYLPQEAQILNERRNRYLVVGEFASGELITPLVKEQATDRNQQSEDGKRYVARLTEDLKDNEGNVAIASGSLMALEMLSVDGASYAQVQVTSIIKDNTEFPISAGAITVQGDGGRPLIAQQYKDKGTEIAQYDLTFGLVSGLGKIGEIINQPDIQDEVEDELLDGTIRRRTRVNNSRRNIGGAVLEGAFGSLSDIIGRRAETSTREILTRPNVWYIPSNTKITFLVNRTLELP